A genomic stretch from Xenopus laevis strain J_2021 chromosome 6S, Xenopus_laevis_v10.1, whole genome shotgun sequence includes:
- the LOC108719747 gene encoding rhodopsin, GQ-coupled, with amino-acid sequence MFADLNQTNCSSCTCSAGNRIFRVSFMITLILAILLGNSVILAVFLGTKQLRTPQGYLKASLAVADLALGILVVPYSVYGEMTLLFTNSSSPQGASEVLTVGSWHPCYLVGPVFAGCTLVSISTIFLLTLERSIAILKPLHKESVITRRRTLLLILLSWVSSFFLAMSPIIFSNGGIVVEYNHCSRMCNYALAPASPSNVWQILLLFPAFDFSLLGGTLIINTLSLTTIHQYTRRRKLLSRADQENLSFSDIKAAKTIGTLTIAFTASFTPIAVFVVGDVLGYKWCTFSFFAFWILTSNSCCNVLIYSVCDQRFREGARQLYVTLRSWCCCRSSSR; translated from the coding sequence ATGTTTGCAGATCTCAATCAGACAAACTGTAGTAGCTGTACCTGCTCTGCAGGGAACCGGATATTCAGGGTGAGCTTTATGATCACCCTGATCCTGGCCATCCTGCTGGGCAACTCAGTCATCCTGGCAGTGTTCCTAGGCACCAAGCAGCTGCGAACCCCACAAGGTTACCTGAAGGCTTCCCTGGCAGTAGCAGACCTGGCACTGGGTATCCTGGTAGTTCCCTACTCTGTATATGGGGAGATGACCCTGCTCTTCACCAATTCCTCCAGCCCACAAGGGGCCAGTGAGGTGCTCACGGTGGGCTCCTGGCACCCTTGTTATCTGGTTGGTCCAGTGTTTGCTGGCTGCACCCTGGTATCCATCAGCACCATCTTCCTACTCACCTTGGAGAGAAGCATTGCTATCCTGAAGCCACTTCACAAGGAGTCAGTGATCACCAGGAGAAGGACATTACTCCTCATCCTCCTCTCCTGGGTATCCAGCTTCTTTTTGGCCATGAGCCCCATAATCTTTAGCAACGGGGGGATAGTTGTGGAATATAATCACTGCAGTCGCATGTGCAACTATGCTCTTGCCCCTGCCTCTCCATCCAACGTCTGGCAAATTCTCTTGCTTTTTCCTGCATTTGACTTTAGCCTCCTTGGGGGCACCCTGATTATTAACACCCTGTCACTTACCACTATACATCAGTACACCCGCAGGAGGAAACTCTTATCTAGAGCAGACCAGGAGAACCTCAGTTTCTCTGACATCAAGGCTGCCAAGACCATAGGGACCCTGACTATTGCTTTCACTGCCTCCTTTACCCCCATTGCTGTGTTTGTGGTTGGAGACGTATTGGGGTACAAGTGGTGCACCTTCTCATTCTTTGCCTTTTGGATCCTGACCAGCAACAGCTGCTGTAATGTGCTCATCTACAGTGTGTGTGACCAGCGGTTCCGCGAGGGTGCGCGGCAGCTCTATGTGACACTGCGCAGCTGGTGTTGCTGCAGAAGTTCTTCTCGATGA